In the genome of Vibrio sp. 16, one region contains:
- a CDS encoding 3-hydroxyacyl-ACP dehydratase, producing the protein MEKRKPTIIRTDIKEHQATLELKVDADLLDFQGHFTHFPLLPGVTQIDWALHYAIETLNAPRVFKGMEVIKFQEPIRPNMLVTLELTWDSAKQKLAFKYASTRDEQTIVHSSGKMKLGEKSE; encoded by the coding sequence ATGGAAAAAAGAAAACCAACCATCATCCGCACGGATATCAAAGAGCACCAAGCGACTCTAGAGCTTAAGGTGGATGCTGATCTGTTAGATTTTCAGGGGCATTTCACTCATTTCCCCCTGCTCCCAGGCGTGACTCAGATTGATTGGGCGCTGCATTACGCCATTGAAACACTCAATGCGCCAAGGGTATTTAAAGGCATGGAAGTGATCAAATTCCAAGAGCCCATTCGTCCCAACATGTTAGTAACGCTCGAGTTAACATGGGATAGCGCGAAACAAAAACTTGCTTTTAAGTACGCTTCGACACGAGATGAACAAACCATTGTTCACTCTTCTGGCAAAATGAAATTGGGTGAAAAGAGTGAGTAG
- a CDS encoding glycosyltransferase family 2 protein translates to MSSYQPCFLIPCYNHGSTIAAVVSSLTPFDLPFIIVDDGSNHQTKQALNELSDCQGVTLLSLAENQGKGGAVMAGIRRAHELGYSHVIQIDADGQHDVDALPKLIEASQANPTHLISGQPVYDDSVPKSRLYGRYATHIWVWIETLSFAIKDSMCGFRAYPVDATIKVLNQYRIGTRMDFDIEILVRMYWEGVEIDFVETRVIYPEGGISHFDALWDNVKISWMHTRLFFGMLPRIPKLIARKKRNNSNAHWSKRQEQGTIIGIKLMLAVYSLLGRGAFNLILKLVMRYYHYTGKDAKQASEIYLQQLKSYAKQQEIELPSNLDSYQHLLSFGHTMLDKLAAWKGDFNVDNLTIHGQDQFQDMVDNKQGVLILGSHLGNIELCRALGRRHKHVKINALVFTEHAERFNTVMKAVNPNSELNLIQVSSMGPDTAILLQQKIEQGEWVVIVGDRTSTSKESRSVWADFLGKPAPFPQGPFMLASVLKAPVYLLFGLRDDTSKTPHFNVYFEHFSDKIVLPRKERQHALEQVVQNYANRLEHYTLQAPLQWYNFFNFWTLSNQQDDNANQ, encoded by the coding sequence GTGAGTAGTTACCAACCCTGCTTCCTGATTCCTTGCTACAACCACGGCAGTACAATCGCAGCCGTGGTGTCGTCTCTGACCCCTTTTGACCTCCCTTTTATCATTGTAGATGACGGCAGCAATCACCAAACCAAACAAGCGCTAAACGAGCTCTCTGATTGCCAAGGTGTCACACTACTTAGCTTGGCAGAAAACCAAGGCAAAGGTGGCGCCGTCATGGCTGGTATCCGCCGAGCCCACGAGCTTGGCTACAGCCATGTCATCCAAATCGATGCAGACGGCCAACACGATGTGGACGCTCTGCCTAAACTGATTGAAGCCTCACAGGCCAACCCGACTCACCTTATTTCAGGTCAACCGGTTTACGATGACAGTGTGCCTAAATCTCGTTTATATGGTCGATACGCGACTCATATTTGGGTTTGGATTGAAACTCTCTCTTTTGCCATCAAGGACAGCATGTGTGGTTTCAGGGCTTACCCTGTCGACGCCACCATCAAGGTGCTCAACCAGTACCGCATTGGTACACGAATGGACTTTGACATCGAAATTCTGGTGCGGATGTACTGGGAAGGTGTCGAAATCGATTTTGTGGAAACCCGCGTTATCTACCCTGAGGGCGGCATTTCTCACTTCGATGCCTTATGGGACAACGTTAAAATCAGTTGGATGCATACACGCTTATTCTTTGGCATGTTGCCGCGCATTCCGAAGCTCATCGCAAGAAAGAAACGCAATAATTCAAACGCTCACTGGTCTAAACGTCAGGAGCAAGGCACCATCATTGGCATTAAGCTGATGTTGGCGGTCTATAGCCTGTTGGGTCGGGGCGCATTTAACCTCATTTTGAAGCTGGTCATGCGTTACTACCACTACACAGGCAAAGACGCAAAGCAAGCATCCGAGATCTATCTGCAGCAACTTAAAAGCTACGCCAAACAACAAGAGATTGAACTGCCATCAAACCTAGATAGCTACCAACACTTGCTCTCTTTTGGCCATACCATGTTAGATAAACTGGCGGCATGGAAAGGCGACTTTAACGTCGATAACCTAACCATTCACGGTCAAGACCAATTTCAAGACATGGTCGATAATAAGCAAGGTGTACTCATCTTGGGCTCTCACCTTGGCAACATCGAACTATGCCGTGCACTCGGCCGACGCCATAAGCATGTCAAAATCAATGCGCTGGTGTTTACAGAGCATGCCGAACGCTTCAATACGGTCATGAAAGCGGTCAACCCAAATTCAGAACTCAACTTAATTCAAGTCAGTTCGATGGGGCCAGATACGGCCATTTTGCTGCAGCAAAAAATCGAACAAGGTGAGTGGGTGGTCATCGTCGGTGACAGAACCTCCACCAGCAAAGAGAGCCGTTCGGTATGGGCCGATTTTCTTGGTAAGCCTGCCCCCTTCCCGCAAGGTCCTTTTATGCTGGCTTCTGTGCTTAAAGCGCCGGTGTACTTACTCTTTGGGCTAAGGGATGACACCAGCAAGACACCGCATTTTAACGTCTATTTCGAGCATTTCAGCGACAAGATCGTTCTGCCGCGCAAGGAGCGCCAACACGCTTTAGAACAGGTTGTTCAGAACTACGCAAACCGACTCGAACACTACACCCTGCAAGCACCTTTGCAGTGGTATAATTTTTTCAATTTCTGGACTCTAAGTAATCAGCAAGATGACAACGCAAACCAATAA
- a CDS encoding HAL/PAL/TAL family ammonia-lyase: MTTQTNNAITFGAQSLTIEDVVAIAQGSNAKLNNSAEFTAKIDRGVAFLERLLKEEGVIYGVTTGYGDSCTVAIPPELVDELPLHLTRFHGCGLGDILTHEQARAVLATRLCSLSQGVSGVTHDLLNQIVTLINQDIAPRIPQEGSVGASGDLTPLSYLAAALIGERDVLYKGEVRPTAEVYAELGINPIQLKPKEGLALMNGTSVMTALACLAYKRAEYLAQLCTKITAMVSVGMHGNDFHFDEALFAVKPHPGQQQVAAWLRDDLNAERPPRNSDRLQDRYSLRCAPHVIGVVQDSLPWLRSMIENELNSANDNPIIDGDNERVLHGGHFYGGHIAMAMDTLKTGIANLADLLDRQMAQLMDYKFNNGLPFNLTGAEGERKPINHGFKAVQIGISAWTAEALKHTMPASVFSRSTECHNQDKVSMGTIAARDCLRVLELTEQVAAASLLASVQAIEIRRRHNELDEHHMSDNLKMIRDAVLSEFEFVAEDRPLEHDLRHFIGRIQQRHWPLYAEA, from the coding sequence ATGACAACGCAAACCAATAACGCCATTACTTTCGGCGCGCAATCATTAACGATCGAAGACGTTGTAGCCATCGCGCAAGGCTCGAACGCAAAACTCAACAACTCCGCTGAATTTACCGCGAAAATTGATCGTGGTGTCGCTTTTCTTGAGCGCTTGCTTAAAGAAGAAGGCGTTATCTATGGCGTGACTACGGGCTATGGCGACTCCTGCACCGTTGCGATTCCACCAGAGTTGGTTGATGAGTTGCCGTTACATTTAACCCGCTTCCATGGCTGTGGCTTGGGTGACATTCTGACCCATGAACAAGCAAGAGCCGTACTCGCGACTCGCCTTTGCTCTTTATCTCAGGGTGTCTCGGGAGTCACTCACGATTTGCTCAATCAAATCGTTACCTTGATCAATCAAGACATTGCGCCGCGTATCCCTCAAGAAGGTTCGGTAGGGGCAAGTGGCGACTTAACACCACTTTCCTACTTAGCAGCCGCACTTATCGGCGAACGCGACGTGCTGTACAAAGGTGAAGTACGCCCAACGGCTGAAGTGTATGCCGAGCTTGGCATCAACCCGATTCAGTTAAAGCCGAAAGAAGGCTTGGCACTGATGAATGGTACATCTGTGATGACAGCTCTTGCTTGTTTGGCATACAAACGCGCGGAATACCTTGCTCAATTGTGTACCAAGATCACTGCGATGGTTTCTGTGGGCATGCATGGCAACGACTTCCACTTTGATGAAGCGCTTTTTGCGGTGAAACCTCACCCAGGTCAGCAGCAAGTTGCAGCTTGGTTGCGCGATGACCTCAACGCAGAGCGCCCACCACGCAACAGCGATCGCCTGCAAGATCGCTACTCACTGCGCTGTGCACCACACGTTATTGGTGTCGTACAAGACTCACTGCCTTGGTTACGTTCAATGATTGAAAACGAGCTAAACAGTGCGAACGACAACCCAATCATCGATGGCGATAACGAACGTGTACTGCACGGGGGGCATTTCTACGGCGGCCATATCGCGATGGCGATGGACACACTGAAAACAGGTATCGCGAACTTGGCGGATCTTCTCGATCGTCAAATGGCGCAGCTGATGGACTACAAATTTAACAATGGCTTACCTTTTAACTTGACTGGCGCTGAAGGCGAGCGTAAACCTATCAATCACGGCTTTAAAGCAGTTCAGATTGGTATTTCCGCTTGGACAGCAGAAGCGCTAAAACACACCATGCCTGCAAGCGTGTTTTCTCGTTCAACTGAGTGTCATAACCAAGATAAAGTCAGCATGGGCACCATCGCAGCCCGTGATTGTTTGCGTGTTTTGGAGCTGACGGAGCAAGTCGCAGCGGCATCCCTACTGGCAAGCGTTCAGGCAATTGAAATCCGTCGTCGTCATAACGAGCTGGATGAACACCATATGAGCGACAACCTCAAGATGATTCGTGATGCTGTATTGAGTGAGTTTGAATTTGTCGCGGAGGATCGCCCTCTAGAGCACGATTTACGTCACTTTATCGGTCGTATTCAACAGCGTCATTGGCCACTTTACGCGGAGGCTTAA
- a CDS encoding acyl-CoA thioesterase, with protein MNPEIQFALESEVTLITSFQDADPMGVIYHGNFFRFFEEARRVLMDKIDYGYLKMNESGYMWPIIDTRVKYVKAIPFNHQIRVHAKLTEWENRLRVDYVIYDAQTNQRMCKAHTTQVAVSIKEQEMCFASPKVFIDKVNQWHQHGKLA; from the coding sequence ATGAATCCAGAGATTCAATTTGCGTTGGAATCGGAGGTGACACTGATCACCTCCTTCCAAGATGCCGATCCTATGGGCGTCATTTATCACGGTAACTTCTTCCGCTTTTTTGAAGAAGCTCGCCGAGTGTTAATGGACAAGATTGATTACGGCTACCTCAAGATGAACGAATCAGGCTACATGTGGCCTATCATCGACACGCGCGTGAAGTATGTGAAAGCAATCCCTTTCAATCATCAAATACGTGTCCACGCAAAATTGACCGAGTGGGAAAACCGCCTTCGTGTCGATTACGTCATCTATGATGCCCAAACTAACCAAAGGATGTGCAAGGCTCACACCACCCAAGTTGCGGTTTCTATCAAAGAGCAAGAGATGTGCTTTGCTTCTCCTAAAGTGTTTATCGATAAGGTCAACCAGTGGCATCAACATGGGAAGCTCGCATGA